tgataaggatagaagcggtcacagaagaacacacagcgaatggacacagagagcagacagtggggccggggagaaggggagagaaataaaaaaagaagaaaaaaagaaagaaagtgaaaccAGGGTCTTAAAcagaaacttgtacacaaatgtacAAAGTATcgttattcacagtagccaaaaggtggaagtaatGGAGGTGTCCtgccacagatgaatggataaacaaatgtggtatgtatgtacaaagaaatattatttaaccataaaaaaaaaaatgaagttctgagacatgctgcaacacaGAAGAACCTTGGAAACTGCTCGGCAAAATAAACAAGACACATACGACACTGTAGGATGGCACAGGAGATGTCTGGAACTGGTAAGTCtgcagagacaaaaagtagattagaggttatcaggagatggtgggagaggggaaagaacTGTGTATGTTGGGTGGCTATGGAGTgcttgtaaataaaataaagaacatacCCACTGCTGTGGGATTAGAAGGTTCACTCGCACCGCTCTGGTACAAGGAGGCATGTTCACACGTGGTGGAAGAAGGCACGCCACGTGCCGCTGCCGAGGGAGAAGGCGCGCGTCCATGCCCGAGTGGGAGGAGGCGCCCCGCACTGCTGCCGTGAGAGGAGGCATGCTCGCAGAGGTGACGAAGGGAGGCACGCCCACGCTGCTGTGGAGGGGCAGGCGTGCCACGCACACGCTCGCCGCTGTGGAGAGCGCAGGCGCACCACGCACGCGCTGGCCGCTGTGGAGGGGCAGGCGCGCCACGCACACGCTGGCCGCTGTGGAGGGGCAGGCGCGCCACGCACGCGCTGGCCGCTGTGGAGGGCGCAGGCGCGCCACGCACGCGCTCGCCGCTACGCACTCGCCGCTGCGGAGGGGCAGGCGCGCCACGCACGCGCTCGCCGCTGTGCAGGGGCAGGGCATCACGTATGCGCTCGCCGCTGTGCAGGGGCAGGCGCACCACGCACGCGCTCGCCGCTGTAGGGCGCAGGCGCGCCTCGTGCTGCTGTAGGGCGCACCGCTCGTGGGGCAGGTGCTCGGGGCCGCTTGGGGGAACTTGCTGACGTGCCCCTCCCAGGCATCGGGCTTCCCTGGGCGCCGTGGAAGCTTCTGGAGCAGGAAGCAGGCTTCCTTTTCTCCTAGGCTGCAGGGGCCAGCGAGCCTGTGGTCCCTTCACTGAAGTGAATACAGGGCAGTTGAgcggagtttttctttttaagaagactataattattttttccccACTATAAAAGGAACActtgaaaacagaaaagaatgaggaaaaataaaattctaaagtcGGCTGTTAGGTCATCTGAAGAAATCACTGTTGACTTTTTTTGGTATGTAGCACCTTTGACACTTCCCCTCATATATTTTATCTTAgattttataaaacccaacattAAACACAGCAGTGTTTATAACGTGTGAGGTGTAAAAGGTGATAAACGTGCTGTAGCACAAACGAGCGTTGGCAGCGTTGTGCCGAGCAGAGAGGCCTGCCACGAGGACGCGTCTCGTTTGGTTCTGTTTATAGGAGAAGTCCAGAAGAGGCACCTCGAGGGTGGCGGGCACCGGCGCCTGGACGGCGGGGCGGGTCAGGCGGGGACGCCCGGGCGAGCGTGCGGTGGCTGCGCCGCGACCCCACGTTGTGCGCCAGCTGGGTGAGCGAGAGGCGTGTGCACACCGCAGCAAAACGCTCTTTAGTGAGTGAACGGCGTCATGCTCCCCGCTCAGCTTGAGAAGTACAGCCCTACCTTGGTGCTCGGCTCCTTTGAAACTTGGCGAATTTGGTACTCGGTGCAGTTTGACGTAAAAATTTTGTCCCAGTTCTTGTCGTTTGTTTGGTCCTTGAGGCGCAAGTTGGAACTCGTCTGTGTCTGTGTCCTCGTGACTGGCTGCCCTTCCAGCCGAAACAGGGTTCCGTGGTGGTCATGCGGTAGTTCTTGCCCTCTGTACATCCCATTTCCTTCTTATCTTAGCCTCTGTGGccgttttgtgtatttttgcgtTTTTTTTCTCACCATGAgtcctaagaaaatgaatatGATAGCACAGAGTAGAGAAGAAAATTACTTCGCATCCACCAATGAGCAGATAAAAGAATTAAGAGGTAAATGTGAGAGTGGTATTGGCACTGCTGGTCTTGCTAGGGAATATGGTATGCCTAGGACGCTGGTCTCAGCCATCGAAAGAATAGAGAcgcacacagcgagtggacacagagcaggtaACGGGGGGAacgggagaaataaaaaataaataacctttaaaaaaaagaatagagaagcAATAAAAAACGCTGATGTTGCCAGGGGAGTTAAAGCAGTTATTCCCAAAAACTCAAGGGAATTGAAAACCTGTTATTAAGttgggtaaatgagaagcagATGGCAGGTGACAGCACGTTCTGGGGCCACATGCGAGGCTCGGGCGTGAGCaagccccttcctttctcttccttgagcccctgctttcccCTCCGCAGCAGTCTCGGGGTCGTGTGAGTCTTTGGGTGTATTTCCAGAGAGGGTCTGCTTGTAAAAGCAAACATGGACTTAAAAAATTACGCTGAAGATGGCTTACTCTACGCTGTTCTGTACCTCACCTTCTTCACTTAACCTTTATTCCTTGGAGCCCTTTCCCTCTCGTTCTTTAACGTGAGCCCTTCTTATTACGCCCTTGTGGTCATTTCACACTTCCACTGAAGAGCAAGAGCAGAGTCCTTCAGGGATCTAGAGCCCGGAAGACTCAGTGAGCTGGCGTGTGTTTAATCTGCCTCTGTGTTCCGTGGCTTTGGCCAGCCAGGCCCGAGGGCCTGCGGCCTCCGGCTGGGGGTCAGCTGGTCGTGCTCTGCAATGGCCAAGGTAACCTGCCCGACGCTTTCCTCCCTGAGGCCACGTTTGACCCTGAAGCACAGGCAGGCCCCCCGGGCGGGCACTGGGCTGGCTTGGTGGAGCCAGGACGGCTCTCCGGGAGCGTGCAGCCCCCAGGGTCCCCGGTGAGGGGTTGAGCGGGTGGTGTCACGATGCAGACCTGAGTCGGCGGCCCCCAGCCCTGCGGCGCAGCCCGGGGCTCCGTCAGGTGGTCCCACAGCCCTCCTCCCCGGGTGGGCCTGGCAGGCGGAGCCGGGCCCCCCGCAGCGTAGGTAGGAGGGCCGGCCGCTGCTGGGCGTCGGGAAGCTCCTCCTCGGTGCGTACCCGTGTCCTGGGTTTCCACCTTGCTGCCTCCTTCCTCGCACAGCATCGTGGAATCCCGAGACCCTCCTTCGCTGGACCTCAGCTTCTGTCCTTTCCCGCGGAAACCCGGAATCCCTGTGCTTACCTGCGTGCACCTGGGTTTGCTTTGAAGCAGACGTGGTCAGCCTCGGGCAGGCGAGCATGCCCCAACCCTTGGCAGGGTCCGCCCGGGCCTGCAGGCCGCTGGAGACGCGCTCGTGCCGCTGGTGCGCTTTCACTTTTCACGCAGTGTGCTCCTGGTTCACATCTGATGTGGTAGGACCCTCCAGAGAAACCACCGACAGGCGAGATGCATGTACGCTTCAAGGAATTTAGTTTAGGAATTGGCTCCTGTGGCCATGGAGATCGGCAGGTCTGAATTCCATGCAGCAGGATGCAAGTTGGAAACTGACCAAGGCAAGGTTGAATTCCACGGAAACCGAAGTAGAGCCCCCAGCCTTTCTCCCTGTGGGAAACCCTCGGAGGCCTCCCTGCCGAGGGCAGGCTCCCCTGGTGATTGTGGGTGCGGACAGCTGGCTAAGCACGTGAACCCGCCTGTGAAGCACCCTCGCGGTCAGTCAGGCCAGCGCTGGCCGAGGCAGCAGCGGGTGCTGGCCTCCGGGCCAGGGGCAGCCCTAGCGGGGCGCGCCCGGTGCCCGAGGTGGGCGTGCGCTCCAGGACTGGTGCCGCATGCGCCTTTGCTGCCACAGGGGTGGGGGGCCTGGAGGGAGGGCTTCTCTCCCCCACCTGCTCATCTGCGGTGGCCTTGTCCACCTGCCTGCCCCTGTGCCCAGAGGGAGTCCTGTCAGAGGGGCTGGGAGAGGCGGCGAGGCAGGGAGGCTGCGGGGCCCGGCTGGGAGGGTGGGCGGGCGGCCCAGCGCAGCTTCCAGAGCGGGCGCCCTGCTCCAGGTGTCTGCTGCggtgtggggtggtggggtggctGCCGCCACTGGGCGGGGAGGGCTGCCCCGGTGGGGTTCGGGCTGAGCACATCCCACAGCCCCAGCCTTGACCCGCGTTTGCTTTTGGCCCCAGCGGGAGTTGCTGCTCTGGGTTGTCCCGTCTTGTCCTGCCACGGGGCACAGCTGACTTGGGCTTCTTCTCAGCTTCGGATGATTTGGTTTCCCTTCCCCGCCCTTCGCCTGCCCCTCTGCCTCTCGGCCCGGCGTGCGCCCGCGTGGGGCTGCGTGCCCTGGAGGACACCGTCCTGCACATGCGCGCGCGGCCCGTCCACTGCCGAGGGCGCTTCCCGGCTGGGTGACCGCTTGCGCGTTCATCGCGCATGTCGGGCTGGAGCGAAGCTCTCCTCTTAAGCGTGCTTTTGCAGAAGGTGGCGCTCACGTCCTGAACTCTGTCTGGGAGTAAGAGCTGAAATAAACTCCCTCTCACGACCCCCCTACCAACTAAAACCGCTTGAAGAAGCTCCTCTAAGGATTTCGGGGCGGGAGGCGTGGACTTCTGTGGTTTTGTAAACTTGCGGCAGGTTCTCACGGAAACGGCTCTTTAATTTGTCCCCAGAAAGGAAGCACGTGAGGGCTGGCACTCGCAGCAGGCGGTTTCCACATCCCACCCTCAGGGCTGCTTGTCCCGCGACCTCGGGGAACGGGGCCCCCGGCGGCCGGCAGTTTAGGTGGGAGGTTCCCCGGCCCAGCTGAGGTGCAGGCCAGGTGAGCCTGAGCTGGCCCTTCACGGAGGTGGCACCCGGGTAGGCGGGCCGTCCCCCGCGCACTTGGCGCCGTGGTCACCGTCCATTGCCGGGGGCGTTTCCGGCCTGGCGGGGCCGCCGGGAGCACTGACTGCTGGCTACCCCCGCTGAGTGGCGCCTTCCTCGGTTTGCGTGTGTGTGGGAAGGTGGCTCTCCGGGACGGAATTCTGCCGAGAGGAGCAGAAAGGGCCATTCAGCAACGTCACGCACAGCGTCCCCTCTCGGCGTCCCTGGTCCTTCACACGGCCTCATCTTGGAGGGAGGCCTGAGGTCAGCCCAGTGACGAACTCCTGGCCCTCGTAGAGGCGACCCGAGCTGGAAGAGTCCTCGGTGACTGAAAGGAGCGTGCACCCTCAGTTCCCTGAAGCGTCGCCGTGGCTTCCCTGTAAAGGCTGCACTGCGCAGGCCGACGGCTTTGTGGGCACGGAGGCTTCCTGCCGGCCACCGGAGTCCAGGTCCCACTGCGCGCGTGCCAGCTTCAGGGCGGGCCACGTTTGGCctggcgggcgggcggggcctTGGGGGCGGCCCTGTGGGTCAGCCTGGGGCTTCCGGGCTGTCCCCGAGGCGTTTGACAGAAGAGGGCGCTGGGCGCGGCCTGGGCAGCGGCGTCGAGCTGGGCCAGCAGCGTCCCTTCCTGTGGCCTGGACAAAGAAGGCTTCTTAGCAGATGGACGTAGCAGAGAGCTAAGAGAAAGCGCGTGCTTGCTGACAGTGTCAGGAGCGTGGGAGGAGCTGGGCAGGGCCGACGGGCAGAACGGGGCCCAAGGCGGGGTGGAGACCCCTGCTCAGGGGGCCGGGCGGGAGAAGGCGTGCCTTGGGCTGGTGAGTTCTGAAACAGCCTGGAGCGCCTCGGATTGTGTGGTCTCTGGTGCAGCCTCGTGCTGCCCCCCGCTTTCCAGAAGCCCTGGGGCCCTCTTCCACCGGTTAGGACCACATCGCCTAGCTCCCGGGCGTTGGGGCCCAGGCCGGCCCCTCGCGCAGCCCTGCGCCAACTGAGCCTTCCTGACCAGGGGGCGCAGAGCCTCCGCAGAGCTCCCTGGTGGCCTCAGGCTGCCCCGCAGAAgcacttctgcctgctttttctttctctgccatGTGCCATTTAGCACCTAAATGGAATAATGCAAATTCCATGAGCGCGGGCACACCTGGGCTGCCCTCTGAGGACGGTGAGGACAAGTTCTCGTCCTTCCTCGAGGGGCTCCGGGCTCATGGACGGCCCTCCTGGAGGAGGCGGCTCTCCTGAGAAGTGAGAGCTGCAGTCTCAGCTGGGCCGCCCCTGGTGTCCCCACCCCATGCCTTTTCCCCGGGGCGAGGAGCAGCTGGGGCTCTGCAGGGGCCAGAGGCGCCTCTCCTCCACGCACGGCTCAGCCCTCCCCACCTTGTGGTCGGAAGGCCGAGGATAGCCCTCGAGCTTGCGGGCGCAGTGGAGCCGTGGCCTCGGGCCTGGACGCCCCCTGAGGACTCTCCTCTACTGGTCCTAACTGATCAGTGGCAAATTCATCCTGTGGGCAGCCTGTCACTATTGTGTGTCACCTGTGAGTCTGGGCTGAAATCCTTCCTTGTTCAAAACCCTGGGCTCTTTTGCGGGCAGACACATCTGCTCATCCGCTGCAGCAGCTAACAGCAGACCTGACAGATACTGCAGTGGGTCAGCCTCTTGCGGGGGggctccttttttctttcatttttatatttccctACTTAATTCCAGAAAAGAAATTTGCTAATTATCTTGCATTTTGGCTTCTGCAAGAGAGAAACATAAGCAAGGTGGCGAGGTACCTCAAGTGTAGGTTTTCCGTGGAGCGAAGCCTCCTCGGGCCCGACTTCCCTGGGGGCGCCGCTGGCCTGACCACAGCTGAGTGCCCCCCGCCTAActgcctctctccctgcccctccgTCCCAAGGGTGAGCCTGTCGGCCACGGACTGTTACATCGTGCACGAGATCTACAACGGGGAGAACGCCCAGGACCAGTTTGAGTACGAGCTGGAGCAGGCGCTGGAGGCACAGTACAAGTACATCGTGATCGAGCCCACGCGCATCGGGGACGAGACGGCGCGCTGGATCACCGTGGGGAACTGCCTGCACAAGACCGCCGTGCTGGCCGGCACCGCCTGCCTCTTCACGCCGCTGGCCCTGCCCTTGGATTACTCCCACTACATCTCCCTGCCCGCGGGCGTGCTGAGCCTGGCCTGCTGCACCCTCTACGGCATCTCCTGGCAGTTCGACCCGTGCTGCAAGTACCAGGTGGAGTACGACGCCTACAAACTGTCGCGCCTGCCCCTGCACACGCTCACCTCGTCCACCCCGGTGGTGCTGGTGCGCAAGGACGACCTGCACAGGAAGAGACTGCACAACACGGTGGCCCTCGCCGCCCTGGCCTACTGCGTCAAGAAGGTCTACGAGCTCTGCGCCGTATGATGCCGGCCGCGGCCAGCCAGCCCGAGGACGCGGAGCGCCGCAGGAACATTCTTTGCTCTGTGAAGCAGCAGAGCCCGGGAAGGTGTTTGGtttcatatttgttatttttaaaaaaataacagagcacGGTGTACCAAGGGTTTTTTCCAGCCCCCGACACTAAGATGCGGTCTCCATAACCCGCAGAGGTCTGAGGCTGTGGCAGGCAGCGGGCAGCGGGAGGCTGGAGCAGACGCTGCTGACGGGTGTGAGCGCGCTTTTGGGGGGAGGGGTCTTTAAGGATATTGTGTTACTGTGCCAtccagagcagccagaagctatcGACCATTAAAATGACGAGAATTTCACGCTCAGGTGTCTCTTTCCGCGGCTGTCTCGGAGCGGTTGGCCCATCAGCTAAGGGCAGCGGCACAGGCGGGAGCGCGCACCCGAGTCAGGGTCAGGCCCTGCGGCTCGTCCCCCAGGGCGGGCGCGCTCGCTGTTGTCAGCCTGCGGCAGGGGGAGGCGGTGAGGCCTCCGGGTGCCAGGGCTGCCGTCTGGGTGCACGGGGGAACGCGGGCCTTCTCCAGAGTCTGGCTTAGAAGGACGCAGACGAGCGCTGTGTTCAGTGAGGTGGAGCCTGAGCCGAGCTCCCGCCTGGGCCGAGGGGAGAGCTCAGCCGTGTCTCCGAGACGCTGCCAGCTGGGAGCCGCCCTGCTCCGCGGGGTGACACACACGTGTCTTCCTCCCAGAGGGCACCCCGAGCATCTCTCCCAAGACCCCATAAGGCTTTGGAGAAAAGGTGAAGTCTGTTGCACAAGCGGTCAGGGGCCCGGCGCCTGAACCGCAGCTCAGCCACTGGAGGCCAGTCCTTCAGGCACAGCCAGGCTGGTTCCTGACCCCGCTGGGGAAGAGCCCTGGAGGAGCACTGTGTTCTCACCTGGGTGCGTGGGAAGGCTGGGGGGGCAGCAGGTTTTGTAGGGGAGATCCAGgcatttaaaagatttaaacGGGCCCAGTAATCCACAGAGCTTAAGAACCTTCCATTTAAGCCCACAGGCCCTAGACATACTAGTCACTCCCTGTGCGCTGCTGGCAGGGCTAGGCACACACCGGTCTACCTGGCACTCTCAAGGTACCCCAGGCAGCCGCCTCGTCCGGGCAGCGTGGGCTCGCATCCTGGTGCCCTCGGGTGTCGCAGTGCCGGCTTCCAAGCCTGCTGGAGTGGCAGGTGTCTCTCCGAAGGGGAGAGTGCAAGAAAAGTCCCCCACGACCACGATTACGCGGgagtttcccacatttggggaaatcaCAGGGCGGCACATGCAAAGGGCAGTGGATAAGCCTCGCCCTGCAAAACCACCGCCGTGAGCGGGGTCGTCCTGCCAGGTGAGTGTTGCAGGTGTGTTTATAACAGGCCGAGGTTTGCAAAGGGAGCCCCTTGACTGGCCCGGACACGCTTTCCTGCAAgccagaggccgtgggggaggtGGCTGGAGGCAGGCCAGCTGAGCAGAGTCCTCGCCCACAGGTGCGGGCAC
This genomic stretch from Dasypus novemcinctus isolate mDasNov1 chromosome 21, mDasNov1.1.hap2, whole genome shotgun sequence harbors:
- the TMEM11 gene encoding transmembrane protein 11, mitochondrial, with the translated sequence MAAWGRRRLGPGSSGGSARERVSLSATDCYIVHEIYNGENAQDQFEYELEQALEAQYKYIVIEPTRIGDETARWITVGNCLHKTAVLAGTACLFTPLALPLDYSHYISLPAGVLSLACCTLYGISWQFDPCCKYQVEYDAYKLSRLPLHTLTSSTPVVLVRKDDLHRKRLHNTVALAALAYCVKKVYELCAV